A genomic segment from Archocentrus centrarchus isolate MPI-CPG fArcCen1 unplaced genomic scaffold, fArcCen1 scaffold_24_ctg1_1, whole genome shotgun sequence encodes:
- the LOC115775864 gene encoding uncharacterized protein LOC115775864, with amino-acid sequence MKPLTVALDILQGECPYGTLLPTLEVLMQKTLAVKDTLSRMTAGLPHAIVQAIQTRFASVLDHKDALLAAVSCPKFKLRWLRDAGRREQVKELLTAECCTTAPAAQSPASVPTTSTTQGEMDFFTFEAEPEETYSAEKEVMDYLMSAYDLQVLHQFSNIKNIFLKYNTQTPSSAPVERLFSLGGLVLTPRTNRLSDKRFEKLLLMRYNNWFSHPTPLFHS; translated from the exons ATGAAGCCTCTGACTGTAGCACTAGACATTTTACAAGGTGAATGCCCTTATGGGACTTTACTACCCACACTTGAAGTTCTGATGCAGAAGACCCTGGCTGTGAAAGATACCCTCTCCAGGATGACTGCAGGCCTTCCACATGCCATAGTGCAG GCTATCCAAACTCGTTTTGCCAGTGTGCTGGACCACAAAGATGCCCTTCTCGCAGCTGTCAGTTGTCCAAAATTCAAACTCCGATGGCTGAGAGACGCAGGTAGGAGGGAGCAAGTAAAAGAGCTGCTGACAGCAGAGTGCTGCACAACTGCTCCTGCAGCACAGAGCCCTGCCAGTGTGCCCACCACATCTACCACCCAAGGTGAGATGGATTTCTTCACTTTTGAGGCAGAGCCAGAGGAGACTTACTCTGCAGAAAAGGAAGTCATGGACTACCTAATGTCAGCCTATGACCTTCAGgttttgcatcagttttcaaacataaaaaacattttcttgaaGTATAACACTCAAACCCCATCAAGTGCTCCTGTGGAGCGGCTTTTCAGTCTGGGGGGTTTGGTGCTCACGCCTAGAACAAATAGACTTTCTGACAAGAGATTTGAGAAACTTCTGTTAATGAGATACAACAACTGGTTTAGTCACCCCACTCCACTGTTTCACTCATAA